Proteins encoded in a region of the Phalacrocorax carbo chromosome 15, bPhaCar2.1, whole genome shotgun sequence genome:
- the RITA1 gene encoding RBPJ-interacting and tubulin-associated protein 1, translated as MRAAGPAPGAGRGSVPAPRRGRGLRRAWASFVDESLFGSPAGTRPAPPSFAPPWATAAASPGGGGGGDPRLRSKCRVRNRAPSYCDESLFGAKPRGPAWAAPQMRKEDVAKLHPLLWSPPPAPRNQPGLSPRSRETPVRAIHLRVPASPATAGFEGRPKGESYIWKRPESDLGCEGPGSPGRGRSQSLSQLNASSDGLCLASGNAKRERGKNQSPLTAPATPRGPVMRGRSKSMSGSSSAMSSKAVGGCKPRPPWK; from the exons atgcgggcggcggggccggcgccaGGAGCGGGACGCGGCTCCGTTCCTGCTCCTCGCCGCGGCCGGGGCCTCCGCCGGGCGTGGGCATCCTTCGTGGACGAGTCGCTCTTCGGCAGCCCCGCGGGGActcgcccggccccgcccaGCTTCGCGCCCCCCTGGGCGACGGCGGCGGCTTCtcccggtggcggcggcggcggcgacccccGGCTGAGGAGTAAGTGCAG GGTGAGGAACCGCGCTCCATCCTACTGCGACGAGTCCCTCTTCGGCGCCAAGCCCCGGGGTCCGGCCTGGGCAGCTCCTCAGATGAGGAAAGAAGACGTAGCCAAGCTCCATCCGCTGCTCTggagccccccgcccgccccccgaAACCAGCCCGGCCTCTCCCCGCGCTCCAGGGAGACGCCGGTGAGAGCCATCCACCTGCGAGTCCCTGCATCTCCGGCCACAGCAGGCTTCGAGGGAAGACCTAAGGGAGAGTCCTACATCTGGAAGCGTCCCGAGAGCGATCTGGGCTGTGAGGGCCCGGGCTCTCCCGGCAGAGGACGTTCCCAGTCTCTGAGCCAGCTGAACGCCTCCTCAGATGGGCTCTGCCTGGCTTCAGGCAATGCCAAGAGAGAAAGGGGTAAAAACCAGAGCCCTCTGACAGCCCCTGCGACCCCCCGAGGCCCTGTGATGAGGGGTCGATCAAAAAGCATGTCTGGATCTTCTTCAGCCATGAGCTCCAAGGCAGTGGGTGGCTGCAAACCCAGGCCTCCCTGGAAATGA